In one window of Vibrio sp. DW001 DNA:
- the torE gene encoding trimethylamine N-oxide reductase system protein TorE, which produces MKNVNKSMDGETRSLEWKSFLIISVVLFPVLSVALVGGYGFLIWFMQVFFMGPPGIHG; this is translated from the coding sequence ATGAAAAATGTTAACAAAAGCATGGATGGCGAAACCAGATCTCTGGAGTGGAAGTCTTTTCTTATTATATCCGTGGTTCTGTTTCCTGTTTTAAGCGTTGCCCTAGTCGGCGGTTACGGATTTTTAATTTGGTTTATGCAAGTCTTTTTCATGGGGCCTCCGGGCATTCACGGTTAA